In Aspergillus fumigatus Af293 chromosome 2, whole genome shotgun sequence, a genomic segment contains:
- a CDS encoding putative transcription factor TFIIE complex alpha subunit, translating into MDLANTLIRTVVRAFYETRQILIVDALFIHSVLHAEDLAFLLGMQQKDLRKLCAKLREDRLIAVSTRAEIRDGSTRPVNREYYYIPLHPVIDAIKFKVSKLTSTIKAQYTPSEERKEYVCLRCGAEWTELDVLSLYSDEGFECQNCGAILERTEDVKGAEGIDRTGHEKNSKLMAQLDNMLKLLKQIDSVEIPPNDFETAWQHKVDVIRNQQTHPTRAAIVVPSKQQEAVRGNLQTDASALEISLTSTEEKSAAEQAEEAARKAALEKQNALPVWHTHSTVSTTAGNVSYIKTETDVAIKPEVKEEEDRKPKIEDLDDKVAAYYAEMEREKALQAQRDASSAEEDDSDDEFDEEFEDVGGISASDTASPAVMGGPTSAPTSAPVGIKREFDTDSGTSAPQTAVGTPNTPADEGPVAKKIKMEPDVKKEESDEDDEEFEDV; encoded by the exons ATGGATCTCGCCAACACTCTCATCCGGACCGTGGTCCGGGCTTTCTATGAGACTCGCCAGATTCTCATAGTCGATGCGCTCTTCATCCATTCGGT ACTCCATGCGGAAGATCTTGCTTTTCTCCTTGGCATGCAACAGAAGGACCTGCGGAAACTCTGCGCCAAGTTGCGCGAAGATCGTTTGATCGCGGT AAGCACACGAGCCGAGATTCGAGATGGGTCAACCCGGCCTGTCAACCGTGAATACTACTACATCCCGTTACACCCGGTCATCGACGCAATCAAGTTCAAGGTCTCGAAATTAACCTCGACAATCAAAGCTCAGTACACGCCAAGcgaggaaaggaaggaaTATGTATGCTTGCGTTGCGGCGCAGAATGGACGGAGCTGGATGTTCTGAGCCTGTATTCGGACGAGGGCTTCGAGTGTCAGAACTGCGGAGCCATCCTTGAGCGAACGGAGGACGTCAAGGGAGCCGAGGGCATCGATCGCACGGGACACGAGAAGAACAGCAAGCTCATGGCCCAGCTTGATAACATGCTGAAACTGCTCAAGCAGATCGACTCGGTCGAGATTCCCCCCAACGACTTCGAGACGGCATGGCAGCACAAGGTCGACGTCATCCGCAACCAACAAACACACCCAACCAGAGCCGCCATCGTCGTCCCCTCGAAACAACAAGAAGCCGTCCGGGGCAACCTCCAGACCGATGCCTCCGCGCTGGAAATCTCCCTCACCTCCaccgaggagaagagcgCCGCCGagcaagcagaagaagccgcGCGCAAGGCCGCCCTCGAGAAGCAAAACGCTCTTCCCGTCTGGCACACCCACTCGACCGTTTCAACCACCGCCGGCAACGTCAGCTACATCAAGACCGAGACAGACGTCGCCATCAAACCTGAAGtcaaggaggaagaagaccgCAAACCCAAGATCGAGGACCTGGACGACAAGGTCGCCGCATACTACGCCGAGATGGAACGAGAGAAAGCCCTGCAGGCACAACGCGACGCCAGTAgcgccgaggaggacgattcAGATGACGAATTTGACGAGGAATTCGAAGACGTCGGAGGTATCTCCGCTAGCGACACCGCTTCTCCAGCCGTCATGGGCGGGCCTACCAGTGCACCTACCTCTGCGCCAGTCGGCATCAAGCGCGAGTTCGACACGGATTCCGGGACGAGTGCGCCTCAGACCGCCGTGGGCACGCCCAATACACCCGCCGACGAGGGACCGgtagcgaagaagatcaaaatgGAGCCTGATGTGAAAAAGGAGGAgtctgatgaggatgacgaagagtTTGAGGATGTCTGA
- a CDS encoding pseudouridine synthase PUS2 yields MDNNERRAEGRGETGEKRKKRNMGRAEWSRHMVDKRARNEQQNEAKRRKLENGEEVSDPIYATHFSPEDIENEQRRPKKKVAVLIGYAGTGYHGMQLSDKEKTIEGDLFTAFVAAGAISKANAADPKKSSLVRCARTDKGVHAAGNVVSLKLIIEDPDLIKKINEKLCPQIRVWDIQVTNKGFSCYQMCDSRVYEYLIPSYCFLPPHPSTYLGRKIVELAEKEGDLEAYRARQEEVATYWEDVDNERIKPILDTFPEDLRKLVEKALYFDEERAPEDEDATQKKEPQQTSSKANPADSEQTAQEQTTEASTEDEARRQRIYEAVKKVKSAYTEAKRAYRIPVARLDRLQATLDKYVGTNNFYNYTIQKTYTDPSAKRFIKSFKVDRNPIIINGTEWLSLKVHGQSFMMHQIRKMVAMATMLVRAGCDPQRIVDSYGPTKIAIPKAPGLGLLLERPIFDGYNKRATTTLGKEPIDFSKYQKEIDEFKQREIYDRIFREEEQANAFSVFFNHIDHFSQETFLYITSGGMAASKLPAPPTDATESEQKEASKRNPKSQREALAAVESESDGEGVQGEEGG; encoded by the exons ATGGACAATAACGAACGAAGAGCTGAGGGACGAGGAGAAACTGGTGAAAAGCGTAAGAAGAGGAATATGGGAAGGGCAGAATGGAG TCGGCACATGGTAGACAAGAGAGCGCGCAATGAGCAGCAAAACGAAGCCAAACGGCGCAAGCTTGAGAACGGTGAAGAAGTTTCGGATCCTATTTATGCAACGCATTTCTCgccggaagatatcgaaaATGAGCAGCGgcggccgaagaagaaggttgCTGTATTAATCGGATACGCTGGGACGGGCTATCATGGAATGCAATT GAGTGACAAGGAAAAGACCATCGAAGGAGATCTGTTCACCGCATTCGTTGCGGCAGGCGCCATCTCCAAAGCCAACGCTGCCGACCCCAAGAAGTCATCCTTGGTCCGATGCGCGCGCACAGACAAGGGTGTCCATGCAGCGGGCAACGTCGTTTCGCTAAAACTAATAATTGAAGATCCAGACCtcatcaagaagatcaacgAGAAGCTTTGCCCCCAGATCCGAGTCTGGGACATCCAGGTCACGAATAAGGGATTCAGCTGCTACCAGATGTGCGACTCTCGTGTCTACGAGTACCTGATCCCAAGTTATTGTTTCCTGCCGCCGCATCCCAGCACCTACCTTGGCAGGAAGATTGTCGAGCTtgcagagaaggaaggagacCTTGAAGCTTACAGAGCCCGACAGGAGGAGGTAGCTACTTACTGGGAAGACGTCGATAATGAGCGTATCAAGCCAATTTTGGATACCTTTCCTGAAGATCTCCGCAAATTAGTGGAAAAGGCTCTATACTTTGACGAGGAGAGGGCtccagaagacgaggatgctACTCAGAAGAAGGAACCGCAGCAAACATCCTCCAAAGCCAACCCTGCAGATTCGGAACAGACGGCACAAGAACAAACCACAGAGGCATCGACCGAAGACGAAGCGCGCAGACAGCGAATCTACGAAGCCGTCAAGAAAGTCAAGTCCGCCTACACCGAAGCCAAACGCGCATACCGGATCCCCGTCGCCCGTCTGGACCGCCTGCAAGCCACACTAGACAAGTACGTCGGCACCAACAATTTCTACAACTACACCATCCAGAAGACCTACACCGACCCCTCCGCCAAACGCTTCATCAAGTCCTTCAAGGTCGACCGCAACCcgatcatcatcaatggcaCCGAGTGGCTCAGCCTCAAAGTCCACGGCCAAAGCTTCATGATGCACCAGATCCGCAAGATGGTCGCCATGGCGACAATGCTCGTCCGAGCCGGGTGCGACCCCCAGCGCATCGTGGACTCTTACGGACCCACGAAGATCGCCATCCCCAAGGCGCCGGGACTGGGACTGCTGCTCGAACGGCCCATCTTCGACGGCTACAACAAGAGGGCAACCACCACGCTGGGCAAGGAACCCATCGATTTCAGCAAGTATCAGAAGGAAATCGACGAGTTCAAGCAGCGCGAGATCTATGATCGGATCTTCCGCGAGGAAGAGCAAGCGAATGC GTTCTCGGTATTCTTCAACCACATCGATCACTTCAGTCAGGAGACATTCCTCTACATTACGTCGGGCGGTATGGCAGCTTCTAAGCTGCCCGCGCCACCTACTGATGCGACAGAGTCGGAACAGAAGGAGGCCAGTAAGCGCAACCCGAAGTCTCAACGCGAAGCCCTTGCTGCTGTGGAATCCGAGTCAGATGGCGAGGGTGTACAAGGTGAGGAGGGTGGTTGA
- the bud4 gene encoding uncharacterized protein has protein sequence MGSGSAQRPLSEVSPVAQRRNSPVWNQKAKTMRNSDASTFEVSSSPRLFWQGRESGSPFPRNSENQAPYNPDSPYSASKRPSLENLKRASRVKNSSMLRERNQEYDPASVYVPQRPLATNRSPQKQPQSNSSPQQPQNRNDRQPGPRPPSPSKDQVSPAKSSLSRASRFGVKGTGFDPESEIWSDLDSVGNRYPKSVTFDAAPPQVNEYEMTTPDPSSIASESRDGSYDSEEDEGDVSFDRESSLDRDDSFDASLEDLEKTPVVLPDDWRYMSPSCANDELVKEDDPFTEDDESHSPGPTTPSQQKLPLQHSRVESLDSNGERRPLPPLPGASRQPVTPHSSSPGRLAAAFELGSGGKRVLPSPPAPASCTKSDISELSRASMSLEDRLRLMMIRKDERAKQEQENVTHEPEHVGPSDVTNHAAEDQNKDEAKDIEGHDADEPDITMPRISRDSILKDLRRSDSFLDDPYDEDESMIASSPQHYMNYDPDVPIPSLENDDDDDDEYEDSDSDVVIKQEEHDDDLYDIPKYDETHPSLDSSIKDVEGKPATDDSQASQLFKENSEHRKRESQGSNDSQATPVPHERSKEVVDGPHNTDDQELAGPKMAAITESLRRPVTPDMNEPASGPCTPDSVIRHPIDEEDDDSQTSSDESVPEPVATVKAPNGLKTRPSLTPADVESMAAVRRKVSGQQPPPMFTLSKQISHESDHSSPDESASDSGDQSTHQVASTAPKKDLTQRQTSFVKLDIPFSIQEESLGMGLDKEFDRVIESQKRGYLMRHNTKVVIASNRSDEEGASTSGESSTDPRTVRSPAPSPRKASQQTWTTVPWNGQPRRPSMRMSGGIPKKKPVAGPVPPLPGQSSNVQESIAPIEENEPTLDGALDDGEERGRLFVKVVGMKYLDLPLPKGERSYFALTLDNGLHCVTTAWLELGKTAPIGQEFELIVQNDLEFQLTLQMKVDDAKFRAQEPAAPASPAKQKASTFSRVFASPRKRKEMEMKQQLASQQQKNKDVNAGVWDKLRTLIARDGSFGRAYVALSDHEKYAFGRPYTVDVACFNEWAVDEQPSSVKSKKSTSSATSQRRPPYKIGKLELQLLFVPKPKGGKDEDMPKSMNACIREMREAEAASSRTWEGFLSQQGGDCPYWRRRFFKLQGSKLTAYHETTRQPRATINLSKAAKLIDDRSSLIQKETTTKGGGRRKSAFAEEEEGYMFVEEGFRIRFGNGEVIDFYADSAADKEGWMKVLAETVGKGSSSGSSQIKPWTELVLKRERSMKSRRETTDRFSTHGPPPPVKKEVTSAAGMTAPAPASPRPGHKHTQSQPEIRGADVRREKARSLMF, from the exons ATGGGTAGTGGCTCGGCTCAGCGTCCTCTATCCGAAGTAAGCCCAGTGGCTCAGAGACGTAACTCACCAGTGTGGAATCAAAAAGCTAAG ACCATGAGAAACAGTGATGCCTCGACCTTCGAGgtctcctcctcaccacGCCTCTTCTGGCAAGGCCGTGAATCAGGCTCGCCTTTCCCAAGAAATTCTGAGAATCAGGCCCCATATAATCCAGACTCCCCATATTCGGCATCGAAGCGCCCATCCCTGGAAAATCTCAAGCGGGCATCTCGAGTGAAAAACAGTAGCATGCTGCGTGAACGTAACCAAGAGTACGATCCAGCTAGTGTATATGTTCCACAACGACCATTGGCGACAAATAGATCGCCACAGAAACAGCCTCAAAGCAACTCGTCTCCTCAGCAGCCGCAAAATCGCAATGACCGCCAACCAGGGCCCCgaccaccatcaccaagcAAAGACCAGGTATCTCCAGCCAAATCTTCCTTGTCTCGTGCCAGCCGATTTGGCGTCAAAGGGACCGGCTTCGATCCTGAGAGCGAGATCTGGTCGGATTTGGACAGCGTTGGTAATCGGTACCCTAAGAGTGTGACCTTCGAtgctgctcctcctcaggTGAATGAGTACGAGATGActactccagatccttcGTCAATCGCCTCGGAGTCTCGCGACGGAAGCTACGActctgaagaggatgaaggtgaCGTTAGTTTCGATCGCGAGTCCTCGCTGGACCGCGACGACAGCTTCGATGCCTCTTTGGAGGACCTTGAAAAGACTCCCGTTGTACTTCCCGATGATTGGCGCTATATGAGTCCTTCCTGCGCAAACGACGAGCTCGTGAAGGAGGATGATCCATTCACAGAGGATGACGAATCCCACAGTCCCGGCCCAACGACTCCCTCACAGCAAAAACTGCCTCTCCAGCATTCTCGTGTGGAGTCATTGGATTCGAACGGAGAGCggcgtcctcttcctcccctgCCTGGCGCGAGTCGTCAACCTGTCACTCCtcactcttcctctcctggaAGATTGGCAGCAGCGTTCGAGTTGGGAAGTGGCGGTAAAAGAgttcttccttctcccccCGCTCCTGCATCATGTACAAAGTCGGACATCAGTGAATTGAGCCGTGCATCCATGTCTTTGGAGGACAGACTGcgtttgatgatgatccgCAAGGATGAACGGGCcaagcaggagcaggagaatgTTACTCACGAACCAGAACATGTCGGACCATCCGACGTGACCAACCATGCCGCGGAGGACCAGAACAAGGATGAGGCTAAGGATATTGAGGGGCATGATGCCGATGAACCCGATATTACTATGCCACGAATCTCCAGAGACTCCATCTTGAAAGACCTCCGCAGAAGCGATAGCTTCCTGGATGACCCATatgatgaagacgagtcTATGATCGCATCCAGTCCCCAGCATTACATGAATTATGACCCGGACGTTCCCATTCCATCTCTTGAgaacgatgatgacgatgacgacgaatATGAAGACTCGGACTCCGACGTGGTGATCAAACAAGAAGAGCACGATGATGATCTCTACGACATACCAAAATACGATGAAACCCACCCGTCCCTTGACTCCTCCATCAAGGATGTGGAAGGCAAGCCTGCTACTGACGACTCCCAGGCCTCTCAGCTATTCAAGGAAAACTCCGAGCACCGAAAGCGCGAGTCCCAAGGGTCCAACGATAGCCAGGCAACTCCCGTGCCCCACGAAAGATCCAAGGAGGTGGTAGATGGACCCCATAACACTGACGACCAAGAGCTCGCTGGTCCGAAGATGGCAGCAATCACAGAATCCCTACGACGCCCAGTGACCCCGGATATGAATGAGCCGGCCTCTGGTCCATGTACCCCGGACTCAGTGATCCGTCACCCGattgatgaagaggatgacgactcGCAGACCTCTTCCGACGAAAGTGTACCGGAACCCGTTGCTACTGTCAAGGCCCCCAACGGACTTAAAACACGCCCTTCTCTTACACCGGCGGATGTAGAGTCCATGGCGGCAGTCCGTCGCAAAGTCAGCGGACAGCAGCCCCCACCAATGTTTACTCTGAGCAAGCAGATATCCCACGAGTCCGATCACTCATCCCCTGACGAATCCGCGTCAGACTCTGGTGATCAGTCCACTCATCAGGTGGCCTCCACCGCGCCAAAGAAGGACCTCACGCAGCGTCAAACCAGTTTTGTTAAGCTGGATATCCCATTCAGCATCCAAGAAGAGAGCCTCGGCATGGGCCTAGACAAGGAATTTGACCGAGTCATTGAATCCCAAAAG AGAGGTTATCTCATGAGGCATAACACCAAGGTTGTCATTGCCAGCAATCGtagtgatgaagaaggagctTCCACGTCTGGCGAGTCCTCGACCGACCCACGTACAGTGAGGTCTCCAGCCCCCTCACCGCGAAAAGCGAGCCAGCAAACATGGACAACCGTACCCTGGAATGGACAACCTCGCCGTCCGAGCATGAGAATGTCTGGTGGAAtccccaagaagaagccggtTGCAGGCCCTGTGCCACCCCTTCCAGGCCAATCCAGCAACGTCCAGGAATCCATCGCACCAATTGAGGAGAATGAACCCACCTTGGACGGTGCtcttgatgatggtgaggaACGCGGCCGCCTGTTTGTCAAGGTCGTCGGGATGAAATACCTCGATCTACCACTCCCCAAGG GCGAGCGATCGTACTTTGCTCTTACGCTGGACAATGGCCTTCATTGTGTCACCACTGCTTGGCTGGAACTCGGGAAAACCGCTCCGATCGGACAAGAATTCGAGCTCATTGTACAAAATGACCTCGAGTTCCAGCTGACACTCCAAATGAAAGTCGACGATGCTAAATTCAGGGCTCAGGAGCCCGCTGCCCCTGCTTCCCCTGCGAAACAGAAGGCATCCACTTTCAGCAGGGTTTTTGCCTCACCACGCAAGCgcaaggaaatggagatgaaaCAGCAACTTGCCTCTCAGCAACAAAAGAACAAGGACGTAAACGCTGGCGTCTGGGATAAACTGCGGACACTTATTGCTCGTGACGGCAGCTTTGGACGGGCCTACGTTGCGCTCAGCGATCACGAGAAATATGCCTTCGGTCGGCCGTACACTGTGGATGTGGCCTGCTTCAACGAGTGGGCGGTCGACGAGCAACCAAGCAGCgtgaaaagcaaaaagagcACGTCTAGTGCAACCTCTCAACGTCGTCCTCCATACAAGATTGGCAAATTGGAACTGCAACTCTTGTTCGTTCCCAAGCCCAAGGGCGGAAAGGACGAGGATATGCCAAAGAGTATGAATGCATGCATCCGCGAGATGCGAGAGGCGGAGGCTGCTTCATCCCGCACCTGGGAAGGATTCCTTTCTCAGCAGGGAGGTGATTGCCCG TACTGGCGTCGCCGCTTCTTCAAACTTCAAGGCTCGAAGCTGACGGCTTACCATGAAACCACCCGCCAACCCCGCGCCACGATCAACCTGTCGAAGGCTGCTAAGCTGATCGACGACAGGTCATCTTTGATCCAGAAAGAGACAACCACAAAAGGTGGCGGCCGACGCAAGTCTGCGTTCgctgaggaggaagaaggctaCATGTTTGTGGAAGAAGGCTTCCGTATCCGCTTTGGAAACGGTGAGGTGATCGACTTTTACGCTGACAGCGCAGCGGACAAGGAGGGATGGATGAAGGTCCTGGCAGAGACGGTCGGCAAGGGCAGCTCTTCTGGAAGTAGTCAAATCAAGCCTTGGACTGAGTTGGTCCTCAAGCGCGAACGAAGCATGAAGTCCAGAAGAGAGACTACTGATCGATTCTCCACTCAtggacctcctccaccagtgAAAAAGGAAGTCACATCCGCTGCGGGAATgacggcgccggcgccggcatCACCACGACCAGGACATAAACACACGCAGTCTCAGCCTGAGATCCGCGGTGCGGACGTTCGGCGCGAGAAGGCACGTTCGCTGATGTTCTAG
- the mrh4 gene encoding ATP-dependent RNA helicase MRH4, which translates to MNRLGRLPLPLPPSVCLFCRFRATASLPSSLQATRSMATARLRRRVARMTLSPDVAKPSVVKKTRGDKERFGPFAGMNQTEARIRETPRARSRAAQKRSGEPEEDSQKESPLYKALKMQTALTPIPYGRRAAIKAKIADITSFDQFQLLPVVRNSISSQALPGLVDVTPTPIQRLAIPRLLEEPKTEKKPTKADDDEPRYDQYLLAAETGSGKTLAYLLPVVDAVKREEARDKELEKKEQEEKAREREERLKNRAFDIEPEIPPLSNAGRPRAIILVPTSELVAQVGVKVKALSHTVKYRSGMISSNFTPRRIKNTLFHPDGIDILVATPHLLASIAKTEPYVLSRVSHLVLDEADSLLDRSFAPTTTEIISKAAPSLRKLILCSATIPRSLDNLLRKRYPDIKRLTTPNLHAIPRRVQLGVVDIEKDPYRGNRSLACADVIWSIGKAGDAESEGPYASYVAPKTKKILVFVNEREEADEVAQFLRSKGIDAQSLSRDSDARKQEEILAEFTEAPPPPSPDEILLAQKKRRYEDAIPFEMPEKANQGSSRRLANTKVLVTTDLASRGIDTLAVKTVILYHVPHTTIDFIHRLGRLGRMGKRGRGVVLVGKKDRKDVVKEVREGMFRGQALI; encoded by the coding sequence ATGAATCGACTAGGCAGGCtacctctgcctctgcctccttcAGTATGTCTATTTTGTCGGTTTCGCGCAACGGCGTCGCTTCCGTCGTCGTTGCAGGCCACCCGTTCAATGGCCACTGCTCGACTCCGCCGTAGAGTCGCTCGGATGACTCTATCGCCAGATGTCGCCAAACCATCTGTGGTGAAGAAAACTCGGGGTGACAAGGAACGGTTTGGACCATTTGCGGGGATGAATCAGACAGAAGCACGAATTCGCGAAACACCGAGAGCAAGGTCTCGAGCAGCTCAGAAGCGCTCTGGAGAGCCCGAGGAGGATTCCCAGAAGGAAAGCCCGTTGTATAAGGCGTTGAAGATGCAAACAGCACTGACGCCTATCCCATACGGTCGTCGCGCagccatcaaggccaagatTGCCGATATCACGAGCTTCGATCAATTTCAGCTACTGCCTGTCGTACGCAATTCGATTTCTTCCCAAGCTTTGCCCGGTTTGGTCGACGTCACGCCGACACCGATTCAGCGTCTTGCCATCCCGAGACTCTTAGAGGAGCCaaagacggagaagaaaccaaCAAAAGCAGACGATGACGAGCCTCGGTACGACCAATACCTTCTAGCAGCAGAGACAGGGTCGGGCAAGACATTGGCGTATCTACTTCCGGTTGTGGACGCCGTCAAGCGGGAAGAAGCCCGGGATAAAGAattagagaagaaggagcaggaagagaaagctagggagagagaagagaggcTGAAGAATAGAGCTTTTGATATCGAGCCAGAGATCCCGCCGCTCTCAAATGCGGGCAGGCCAAGGGCGATCATACTAGTTCCCACATCGGAGTTGGTGGCTCAGGTGGGCGTAAAGGTGAAAGCACTGTCTCACACAGTCAAATATCGATCTGGAATGATATCCTCCAATTTCACACCACGCCGCATCAAAAACACGTTATTCCACCCTGACGGAATCGACATTCTCGTTGCCACCCCCCACCTGCTCGCGTCCATTGCCAAAACAGAGCCCTACGTGCTCAGCCGTGTCAGTCACCTGGTCCTCGACGAGGCGGATTCGCTCTTGGATCGGTCCTTTGCCCCGACCACCACAGAGATCATTAGCAAGGCCGCCCCTTCACTCCGCAAGCTGATCCTTTGCTCCGCCACTATCCCTCGGAGCCTTGATAACCTCTTGCGAAAGCGTTATCCAGACATTAAGCGGCTCACAACACCTAATCTCCACGCAATTCCTCGTCGCGTCCAGCTGGGTGTGGTGGATATCGAAAAGGACCCATACCGCGGAAACCGCAGCCTGGCATGTGCCGATGTCATCTGGTCGATCGGCAAGGCTGGCGACGCCGAATCAGAGGGTCCTTACGCCTCGTACGTTGCGccaaagaccaagaagatcctTGTTTTTGTGAACGAACGCGAAGAGGCAGACGAGGTGGCTCAATTCCTTCGCTCCAAGGGCATCGACGCGCAGTCTCTCTCGCGGGACTCTGATGCTCGAAAACAAGAGGAAATTCTCGCCGAATTCACCGAAGCACCACCCCCTCCAAGCCCTGATGAAATCCTGCTGGCCCAAAAGAAGCGCCGTTACGAAGACGCGATCCCATTCGAGATGCCCGAGAAGGCGAACCAGGGTTCGTCCCGCCGCCTGGCCAACACCAAGGTGCTCGTCACGACCGACTTGGCCTCCCGCGGCATTGACACTCTTGCAGTCAAGACCGTCATTCTCTACCACGTTCCGCACACTACCATTGACTTTATCCATCGCCTCGGCCGTCTCGGCCGGATGGGCAAGCGCGGCCGCGGGGTGGTGCTGGTCGGCAAGAAGGACAGAAAGGACGTCGTCAAAGAAGTCCGCGAGGGTATGTTCCGTGGTCAGGCATTGATCTGA